GCAGATAACACCTCTCTTCGGGGCGGCTAGGGTTAAATTAGGTAACACACTGAATTGCACAGCAGTGACCTGGTGCTCAGACCTCAATAAACATTTGACggatatatgtgggcttcccaggtggcttagtggtaaagaacgcgcctgccagtgcaggggacataagagacacagattcgattcctgggtcaggaagatcccctggaggagggcatggcaacccactccagtattcttgcctggagaatcccatggacagaggagcctggcgggctgcagtgcctagggtcacaaagaatcagactgaaGCAtcatagcatgcatgcattcctACTGCTGTTGCAGGACGGCAGTCTCTCCCTGCTGTCCACTGCCACCATCACCAGCCTGATAAATGCTGTGGCCTCGTGACTGGTCGTCTGGCTTCCTGCCCCACAAACGTCCATTTTGCACacaacagtttttgttttgtttgttctttaaccTTTTACTATAAAACACAGATACAAAAAACCACGCAAAGAATTAGATTATCAAATTGCTGTAACTGCCAGTCTAGCCGAGGACTTTGGCAGCCAGCCCACAAGGCCCCCATCTGACCCACCTGCATCCcagcctgccctccctccctttcaGAATCATCACTCGGAGGTCTTTTCACTGCCACATGCACTCAACTCTAAATGCCTGCACTTAGTCTTGTCCATTAACAAGGTTTGGCTCAAAACCTCCCTTCATCCACGGTTCCCCCagctccttctcttcctggcgGTTTGGGCTGGACAGCTCTGTGCAGGCTGACTTTCATTGCACACACGTGATGCTGTTCACCCTGTTCCTTTGTCCTCTGTTCCCCACAAACTGGAGGCTGGATTCCGAGGCCCACTGGGACGCTTGTCTGTTTGATCCCTTAGCAAGAACACTGCATAGGTCCCGGAAGGCTCATCATCTGTTTTTATCCACTTCGTGGGAGCACTTATGATGCCTAAAGGTTAGACCCATTAATTCATTGGAGGATGTAAAAGTGACTTGctgaatcattttgttttcattggctGGAGAGATTTTGTAAGGAAATGCTTCCTATTGGCTTTACTTGGTTGCGGAGGAAAGGCCGGATACAGACTTGACCCTTCCCCTTTAAAGAGAGTGAACTGGTCTCCTGTCATTCCATTAGGGCTTCAGTCCGTTGCAGGTCACATCactttgttgttgtccagttgctcagtcgtgtctgactctttgcaaccccaggaactgcagcacgccaggcttccctgtcctgcactatctcccagtttgctcaaactcatgtccactgagtcaatgatgccatccaaccatctcctctgtcacccccttctcctgccttcagtctttcccagcatcagggtcttttctcgcgagtcagctcttcccatcaggtggccaaaggattggagcttcagcatcagtccttccgatgaatattcagggttgatttcctttaggactgactggtttgatcttgcagtccaagggactctcaagagtcttctccagcaccacaatccagaagcatcaattcttcagtgctcagccttctttatggtccaactctcacacctgtacatgacctcatgtccatatagtcaaaggtccgtatactcaaagctattggagaaaccatagctttgactatagggacctctgttggcaaagtgatgtttctgctttttaatatgctgtctaggtttgtcatagctttccttccagggatcaagcatcttttaatttcatggctgcagtcactgttctcagtgattttgggcccaaggaaaaatctgtcactgcttccactttttccccttctatttgccatgaagtgatgggaccagatgccatgatcttagttttttgaatgttgatctgAAAGCTGTAAGTCCAAAATCAGGGGTGTCGGCAGGGCTGATTCTGAGACTGCAAGAGAGGGATGTGCTCCAGGCCTGTCTCCTTGGCCTCAGATgaccatcttctccctgtgtgtgtgtcctgatgtcctcttcttacaaggacccAGTCAGATTGGAGTACGGTCCCCTTATgccctcattttaacttgattccCTCCATAAagagtggttaagattctgtgctttcactgccaagggcccagagTTCAGTCCCCAGTCAaggaacttaagatcccacaagtcacacagCGTGGCCCAAAAAaaaaaggccccatctccaaaaaaaggtcatattctgaggtgccaggggttaggacttcaccaTACAAATTTGCGGAGGAAATGATTGAACCCGTGACaatctcttaatttcttttcaatttttaaaatttcactccTTTACATGTTCTCtcttaagggtttccctggtggttcagacagtaaagaatctgcccacaatacgggagacccaggtttgatccctgggttggaaggatctcctggagaaaggaacagcagcgcactccagtacccttgcctggagaatcccatggacagaggagcctggcgggctactatccatggggtcacaaagagtcagacatgactaaacgatTCAACTTAAGGGTTTAtctgattttatgttttatttttatccttacgTTCCTTTGAGCAGCCTTTATTTCTGAAAtgctgttttctgtcatttatcacACATTCCTGAGTGTTTCTAGTGGCCTTACAGGCCTCGCCCCGGAAGTCTCACTGCCCCCACTGCCAGAGCAGGCCGATTCCCTCCTAGGTGGGCACCTGGGCTTTTCCAGCAAATGCCTGTTGGCTTGGGTCCTCCTCAAGCCCCACTACTTCCTCTTCTGTCCACCGACACGCTGAGCACACAAGGGTTGTATCACCCGCCTGCTCAGAACCCGCCAGTGGCTCCCATCACATTTAGACTCCAATCCTACTTCCTTACATGGCCCCCGAGGCCCGCCCTGGCTGCTGGATTAGTAATTGTCTCTCCTGGTTTCCGCCCAGCCTTCAGGTGACTCAGTCACCCTCTGCGAGAGCATGGCCATCGTGTCTCATGGGACCACAGGCCTGGTCACGTGGAACGCCGCGCTCTACCTGGCCGAGTGGGCCGTGGAGAACCCAGCGGTCTTCGCTCACAGGTGAGCTGGGGGCGCAGGGCCAGGCCCCCAGGAGGGTCTGCTGCCGGGCACTTGTGGACACAACACCTTCTCCTCACCTTCCAGAATGGTCTTAGAGCTTGGCAGCGGAGCCGGCCTCACAGGCCTGGCCATTTGTAAGACATGCCGGCCCAGAGCATACGTCTTCAGCGACTGTCACAGCCACGTCCTGGAGCAACTGCGAGGGAACGTCCTTCTCAACGGCTTCTCGTTGGAGCCAAGCATCGACGCCTGGGCGCAGCACCCGGGACCGCATACCCCCGAGGCAGAGCGCCCCTGGGTGACGGTGGCCCGGCTGGACTGGGACACAGTGACAGCGCCGCAGCTCGCGGCTTTCCAGCCGGACGTCGTCCTTGCAGCAGGTACCGCCTGGCTTTCAGCAGGGACACAGCAGTGGACACTGCCTGGCGGGAGGAATGGCGGGACCTGGGTTGCGTGGGCCTCCAGGGTGACGGCACAGCACGGGGCGTGCCTCCTGGGGGCCCTGAGGCCGCAGCCGCCCCGTCTGAGACAGAGGCCACGTGTCCTCCCACGCAAATGGTCCCTCCTATGGAGGAACCAGCTCTGCCCAACAAGGCGTGCAATGAGCAGAACAGGCCCCAGGGCACCAGACCAGTGGGACCAGTCTTAACCAGGCCACAGCCCAGCAGCCAGACTTCACATCCCTCTCCAGCAGCCTGAGGGAGGCCTCTCAGTCTCTTCcagaacaaaaaagagaaagccaGAGTAGCCCCAGGGCCCACCTACACCTGTCTTCAGATGGGGTGGAAGTGGCCGCGGCAGCCTCGCCTTTCCAGGACCACGGACAACGACCTGATCCCAACTCCTCTGTGTGCCCTGGGCCGGGCCGCGGGTCACGGAAGGGGTTCTGGGGGCCCCCCCATCTGCTCCGTGCACACCTGTGCGTCTCTGAGGCCTAGGGCTCTGCCTGTATGCCTCTGTCCTAGTCCACGAAATGAGCCCCGCAAGCAGGGCCCACCCACTTCTGGTGCAAGGACAGGGCCCATGAGAGAAGTGGCGTTTGGCCTGGCCACCAACAGGCCCATCCTGCTCCGCAGAGCTCACCCAGCCCGTCTGGCCATTGGTGCTGCCCTCTGGCCCGGCCATGGCCCTGAGACTGAGGCTGGGGGCAGCAGAGCACGCAGTCTAAGCGGTACACCCCCGCGGGCCCAGCTGGCGGGCGGGAGGGGCCCTGTCCCCACAGGAAGGAAACCAGAAGTCTGGGGCAGAGTCAGGTTTGCCTCATGAAGCATCTTCTAAACAGGCCACGGGCAAAGACTGGATTTCTTGTGAAGGAATGCCAGTGAGTCCTGGATATATTTCACGTGTTGTAGTGTCTTTCAGCAGCCTTTTTGTCCTGCTAACGTTTTCTGTTTTTACCCAATGTAGTCTTCTTACCATCCAAGAGCACAAACCTAATTAAACCACTGCTTTCTGGGCCTTCACCTCCAAGTGTCAGCATGGAAGCCCTCATCCTGGGGGAGCCCTTCCAGTAACCTGGGTTTCCATCACAGACGTGCTGTATTGTCCTGAAACGGTCCTCTCCCTGGTTGGGGTCCTGCGGAAGCTCTCCACCTGCCGGAAGGACCAGCGGGCTCCTGATGCCTACATTGCCTTCACCATCCGCAACCCGGAGACGTGCCAGCTGTTCACCACGGAGCTGGGTGAGCCCCGGGCCCCAGGCCAGGCTGCTGTCTGTGAGAGGCCTGCAGGGTCACTGCACTGGCCCCATACAGGACTCCAGGGAGCACAGAAACCAGGAAAGTAAAAGGTTGGGGGTGACCTGGAGACAAACCAGGAAGACCCAGACCACCGTGTGCTGGAGCGACACCTGCACCCTCTGCCCAGGTCAGCAGGGGATGAGGGGGGCAGCTTATGCGGTGACCTCACAAGTCTGAGAGCAGCAGTCCTACTGTGTGTTTGGGGGTTCTAAGAGCCTTCAGTCTTTGTCTATGGAAGGGACAGGGCGGTGGGCGCCAGCCAGTATCAGGGTAGACGGGAGCTGGGCCACTGTCTCCAGGTcctcactgtacagcagaaacatcTCCCTCGGAGGTGGGACAGGGCTGGCAGGCAGGGGCCCTCAGGGAAACAGCGACCACCGTCACTGGGTCAAACACACAGTAAGAGTCAGGGGTGCCTTAGAGGAAGGGGGTCTGCCTGACTCGGCTGTGGggaagtggggggcgggggcgacACTGTCCTTAGACCTGACCTGTGTCAGCCCCTGTAGCACCTGGTGGGAGCATGGGGGTGCTGTCATCCTGTCTCACCCAGAAAAACACCGGGGTGTAGGGCAGCTAAGTAATCATCCAGGCATCCAGGGACTAGACCCAGGCACCCAGCTTGCAGTCTCCACCCGCTACCCCATGACCCCCGCCCTGCAATCCCCAACCACGTGCCAGGCGTCATCAGGGCTTCCCACACAGACCAGACAGCCATGCAGAGCCTTCCCACGGCTGCCTCTGCCAAGAGAGATGACCAGTGCCCACCCACATATACCATGTCTCACTGACTCGTGTTTGGCCTCAAAGAATAATGAAGTCCTTTTTCAGATGCTTACAAGGAAAAATATCCATGctgtattttttaatacaattttttaatatgtatttggcTACTCCAGGCCTTaattgcagcacacgggatctctagttgtggcgtgtgggacccagttccctgaccaggggtggaacctggggcccctacattgggagcgcagagtcttagccactggaccaccagcgaagtcccctcCAGGCTGTTTTAagtgaagaaatctgagtacTAAACAGCATATACATATActgtatgtgctgtgtgtgtgtatatatatatatgcagcatatgggagaaggaaatggcaacccagtccggtgttattgcctggagaattccatggacagaggagcctggtgggctgcagtccatggggtcacagagagtcggacacaactgagtaactcacactcacacatgcagCATATAcagcccatttttatttttaaaaataatcacagtAATACAGACGGGGAAATTTCATACAAGCTAATTAACATTATTAACATGTTATACTTGGACAGCAGGATCATGAAACTTACACAGTATGTctactatttcatttttataaatactgatttttcattcataaaaaaCTGATGACAAAACCACCCTTGCCAGGGACTTGTCAGACATCTGTGCTTACAGAGAGGACGTAATCCCCTCTGACACAGGCCCAGCCTCTGAAGGCACCAGGCTGAGCAGTCAGGCAGACGTGGGTTCAGACCTCGGCTCCTACTGAGCTGTGCCCGGTGAGAGGGTGGAGCCCAGAGGCAGAGAGCGACGGGGAACCGACAGGGCCATGACCTCTGAGGGACACACACAGCCCAGTGTGCAGATGCAGGAAAGCTGGCTGCTGTGAGCTGCTTACCAAGGGGATTCCTGGTCCCACCCTGGAGGCTGGTTCTGGGTGTCTGTCCCAAAGCCCCACCCTGATAGGGTGGCGTCCCGCCCCCAAACCCCAGCACCCTGAGATGCGTCTGTTCTGTTTCCAGGCCAGGCTGGGATCCCGTGGGAAGAGGTGCCTCGTCATGACCAGAAACTGTTTCCCTACGAAGAGCACTCGGAGATGGCGATTCTGAAACTAACGCTGTAGTTTTTACAGATGGTTCTGAAGGACAACCTGAAAATCAAATCATTGTCCTGGAAAGAGTCTGATAAAACTTCCACTGGACTTGAATGTTCAAAGGATGTTAAATTCTGAATCCGGAACCGTAAAGTGTTCTAACAAAATATAAACTGCTCGAGTGTATGGGTACCCTCTCTCTGCCAGCTGGCTTATTTCTTAAGCAAACCACCGTTAAGTCAGAAGTGAAATTTTTGGCTCAGACAGAAGGATTTCATTTGTGCAGATAAAAACATATACCAAGTGTGTTTTCCCCAACCTGGACACACGTCCCTCAGAGCCATGCTGCAGTGGGATGCATCCTAAGGTCCCC
This portion of the Bos indicus x Bos taurus breed Angus x Brahman F1 hybrid chromosome 25, Bos_hybrid_MaternalHap_v2.0, whole genome shotgun sequence genome encodes:
- the EEF2KMT gene encoding protein-lysine N-methyltransferase EEF2KMT isoform X2, encoding MQTSSLSSDIFCDSSRCNSGLLKSLEEKLRDSSGSELLLDILQKTVKHPLCVKHPPSVKYSRSFLSELIRKHEAVHTEPLDELYQALAEVLTAEDPTHCHRSYLLPSGDSVTLCESMAIVSHGTTGLVTWNAALYLAEWAVENPAVFAHRMVLELGSGAGLTGLAICKTCRPRAYVFSDCHSHVLEQLRGNVLLNGFSLEPSIDAWAQHPGPHTPEAERPWVTVARLDWDTVTAPQLAAFQPDVVLAADVLYCPETVLSLVGVLRKLSTCRKDQRAPDAYIAFTIRNPETCQLFTTELGQAGIPWEEVPRHDQKLFPYEEHSEMAILKLTL
- the EEF2KMT gene encoding protein-lysine N-methyltransferase EEF2KMT isoform X1; this encodes MAQEERADAARLLRGFERRFLAARALRSFPWQSLEEKLRDSSGSELLLDILQKTVKHPLCVKHPPSVKYSRSFLSELIRKHEAVHTEPLDELYQALAEVLTAEDPTHCHRSYLLPSGDSVTLCESMAIVSHGTTGLVTWNAALYLAEWAVENPAVFAHRMVLELGSGAGLTGLAICKTCRPRAYVFSDCHSHVLEQLRGNVLLNGFSLEPSIDAWAQHPGPHTPEAERPWVTVARLDWDTVTAPQLAAFQPDVVLAADVLYCPETVLSLVGVLRKLSTCRKDQRAPDAYIAFTIRNPETCQLFTTELGQAGIPWEEVPRHDQKLFPYEEHSEMAILKLTL